One Dictyoglomus sp. DNA window includes the following coding sequences:
- the ruvB gene encoding Holliday junction branch migration DNA helicase RuvB, whose amino-acid sequence MKKIANFSLTQREPILENLLRPRYFSEFIGQKKIIERLSLILRAAKERREAMDHILFCGPPGLGKTTLALILALEQGVDIKIISAPALQKSGDLVGILTSIPERGILFIDEIHRLSPFLEEILYSVMEDSIISIITGKGPSARVLKLKLPPITIVGATTRPGLLSNPLRDRFGFIGNLDFYSDEEIMQILERSQRILNLDLSSSILMEIAKRSRGTPRIANRLLKRVRDYIQVENKEKLNENEVKEILKFLGIDEKGLDETDRKILLALRDIFNGGPVGIKTLSEFLNESPETLEVVYEPYLLRLGFIQRTPRGRIITPVGLLHLIENKI is encoded by the coding sequence ATGAAAAAAATAGCAAATTTCTCCCTGACTCAAAGAGAACCTATTTTGGAAAATCTTCTTCGACCTCGCTATTTTTCTGAGTTTATAGGTCAGAAGAAAATAATTGAAAGATTAAGTTTGATTCTAAGAGCGGCAAAAGAAAGAAGAGAAGCAATGGATCATATACTTTTCTGTGGGCCTCCAGGACTTGGAAAAACTACATTAGCTTTAATTCTTGCTTTGGAACAAGGGGTTGATATTAAGATTATTTCTGCACCAGCTTTACAGAAATCGGGTGATTTAGTAGGGATTTTGACGTCTATACCCGAAAGAGGAATTCTTTTTATAGATGAAATTCACAGACTTTCTCCATTTCTTGAGGAGATTTTATATTCCGTAATGGAGGATTCTATAATTAGTATAATTACTGGAAAGGGTCCCTCTGCAAGAGTTTTAAAATTAAAACTTCCACCTATTACTATTGTGGGAGCTACTACAAGACCAGGTTTACTTAGCAATCCTCTAAGGGATAGATTTGGTTTTATTGGAAATCTTGATTTTTATTCCGATGAGGAAATTATGCAAATTCTAGAAAGGTCTCAAAGAATTTTGAATTTAGATCTTTCTTCATCTATATTAATGGAAATAGCAAAAAGATCTCGTGGAACCCCAAGAATTGCGAATAGATTATTAAAAAGGGTAAGAGATTACATCCAAGTAGAAAATAAAGAAAAGTTAAATGAAAATGAGGTTAAAGAGATATTAAAATTTCTTGGAATAGATGAGAAGGGATTAGATGAGACTGATAGAAAAATATTACTCGCTTTGAGAGATATTTTTAATGGAGGTCCGGTAGGAATAAAGACTTTATCAGAATTTTTAAATGAATCTCCTGAAACCTTAGAGGTTGTATATGAACCTTATCTTTTGAGATTAGGATTTATACAAAGAACTCCAAGGGGAAGAATAATAACTCCTGTAGGATTGTTACATCTTATTGAAAATAAAATATGA
- a CDS encoding NAD(P)H-hydrate dehydratase — MRIISIEETRELERRIIEEFNIPSLLLMENAGVFTYHFIRDRFKNIKNLKIAILCGPGNNGGDALVIARYLYINGNRPVILTYAWEKGISSLCQIQYEILKKSGLRFLSLIENWNLAKDAEIIIDGLFGIGLKKPLDENLKKIIRELNNLNKPIISIDVPTGIDADSGDILGEAIKADTTITMFFPKIGFFNLNAVDYIGKIVINPLGFSQEFLEKFISSKVFLVEEKEVKNFIPSFSLNVHKGSKGKVLIIGGSVQYTGAPILSAKASLRSSCGIVYLALPESISNIHRSTNPEIIFIPLKEEMGFISEDNVTFILDKIAELGIDAIGLGPGIGLSETTQRFVRELSLKLSIPLVIDADGLTAIKPILHRLNKGNIILTPHLGEMSRLLDISLEEIQRNRFKISQDFSKRYNINLILKGPYSLSSFPDGEIYVNPFASPLLATAGSGDVLTGIIVSLLAQNLDIKKACILGNYLHSLSALVFKEKYGERGLIAGDILENIPLAYSLLVKLY; from the coding sequence ATGAGAATAATTTCTATAGAAGAAACTAGAGAACTAGAAAGAAGGATAATAGAAGAGTTTAATATTCCCTCATTACTTCTTATGGAAAATGCAGGGGTATTTACTTACCATTTTATAAGAGACAGATTTAAAAATATTAAAAATTTAAAAATAGCAATTCTTTGTGGACCAGGAAACAATGGTGGAGATGCTTTAGTAATAGCAAGATATCTTTATATCAATGGAAATAGACCTGTTATTCTAACATATGCTTGGGAAAAAGGAATTTCTTCCTTATGCCAAATACAATATGAGATTTTAAAAAAATCTGGGCTAAGATTTTTATCTTTAATAGAAAATTGGAATTTAGCCAAAGATGCAGAAATAATAATAGATGGACTCTTTGGAATTGGTTTGAAAAAACCTTTGGATGAAAATTTGAAAAAGATTATTAGGGAGCTTAATAATTTAAATAAACCTATAATTTCTATAGATGTTCCAACAGGAATTGATGCAGACTCGGGAGATATTCTTGGAGAAGCCATAAAAGCAGATACTACAATTACCATGTTTTTTCCTAAAATTGGTTTTTTTAATTTAAATGCTGTAGATTACATTGGTAAAATAGTTATAAACCCATTGGGTTTTTCTCAAGAATTTTTAGAAAAATTTATTTCTTCAAAGGTGTTTTTAGTAGAAGAAAAAGAAGTTAAGAATTTTATTCCTTCTTTCTCTTTAAATGTTCATAAAGGAAGTAAAGGAAAAGTTTTAATTATAGGTGGATCAGTTCAATACACAGGCGCGCCAATTCTATCTGCAAAAGCTTCTTTGAGATCATCTTGTGGAATAGTTTATCTTGCTTTACCAGAATCTATAAGTAATATTCATAGATCTACAAATCCTGAAATAATATTTATTCCTCTTAAGGAGGAAATGGGTTTTATCTCAGAAGATAATGTTACCTTTATCTTAGATAAAATTGCGGAACTTGGAATTGATGCAATTGGTTTAGGTCCTGGGATAGGACTTTCTGAAACAACTCAGAGATTTGTTAGAGAACTTTCATTAAAATTATCTATACCCTTAGTAATTGATGCGGATGGTCTAACTGCAATTAAACCAATTCTCCATCGACTTAATAAAGGGAATATAATTCTCACACCCCATTTAGGAGAGATGTCTCGATTACTAGATATTTCCCTAGAAGAGATTCAAAGGAATAGATTTAAAATTTCTCAGGATTTTTCTAAGCGATATAATATTAACCTAATATTGAAGGGCCCATACTCTTTGAGTTCTTTTCCTGATGGTGAGATATATGTGAATCCTTTTGCTTCTCCACTTTTAGCCACAGCAGGATCGGGAGATGTTTTGACAGGAATTATTGTTAGTCTTTTAGCTCAAAATTTAGATATCAAGAAAGCATGTATTTTGGGAAACTATTTGCATTCCTTATCTGCTCTAGTTTTTAAAGAGAAGTATGGGGAAAGGGGACTTATTGCAGGGGATATTTTAGAGAATATACCTTTAGCTTATTCTCTTCTTGTCAAACTTTATTAA
- a CDS encoding helix-hairpin-helix domain-containing protein: MSFLNHIQGKIIDVSNNFLILSLGDISFRIKGSKEFLEALKSKIGEEIKIYISEILEEKEISLIGFIDKEKRDFFEELLSLSGVGVKLALRIVENITLQEWRVSLESDNWEILTIVPGIGKKLAQRIFFSAKKSLPIEEREEKVDIVMEALNKLGYSKKQVNKISRELLKEKEKSPEELLKIALEKLRKEL; this comes from the coding sequence TTGAGTTTTTTAAATCATATTCAAGGGAAAATAATAGATGTTTCCAATAATTTCTTAATTCTCTCCTTAGGAGATATAAGTTTCAGAATAAAGGGCTCTAAAGAATTCCTTGAAGCTTTAAAAAGCAAAATAGGAGAGGAAATTAAGATATATATAAGTGAAATATTAGAAGAAAAAGAAATAAGCTTAATTGGATTTATAGATAAGGAAAAAAGGGACTTTTTTGAAGAGTTACTAAGCTTATCAGGAGTTGGGGTTAAGCTAGCATTAAGAATTGTTGAAAATATAACCTTACAAGAATGGAGAGTATCTTTAGAAAGTGACAATTGGGAGATACTAACTATTGTTCCTGGCATAGGAAAAAAACTGGCTCAAAGAATATTTTTCTCTGCCAAAAAGAGTCTACCTATAGAAGAAAGAGAAGAAAAAGTAGACATAGTTATGGAAGCTTTAAATAAATTAGGATATTCGAAAAAACAAGTTAATAAAATTTCAAGGGAGCTTTTGAAAGAAAAAGAGAAATCTCCTGAAGAATTATTAAAAATAGCTTTAGAGAAGCTCAGAAAGGAACTTTAG
- the ruvC gene encoding crossover junction endodeoxyribonuclease RuvC: MLILGVDPGTAIIGFGLIESKKEKLKVLEYGYIATPKNWDVGKRLDYLYQELSNLIEKYIPDVVVMEKLFFYKNLKTAINVAQAQGIILLSSYQHNIKTYAFTPLEVKQIIVGYGRATKEQVQIMVMELLKLPEMPKPDDVADALALSICYSLLYGDQN, from the coding sequence ATGCTGATATTAGGTGTTGATCCAGGAACGGCAATAATAGGCTTTGGCTTAATTGAGTCTAAAAAAGAAAAATTAAAAGTTTTAGAATATGGATATATCGCTACTCCTAAAAATTGGGATGTAGGTAAGAGATTAGATTATTTATACCAGGAGCTTTCTAATCTTATAGAAAAATATATTCCTGATGTGGTAGTAATGGAGAAGCTGTTTTTTTATAAAAATCTTAAAACTGCTATAAATGTTGCTCAGGCTCAAGGTATTATTCTGCTTTCTTCCTATCAGCATAATATTAAGACTTATGCTTTTACACCTTTAGAAGTTAAACAAATTATTGTTGGATATGGAAGAGCAACAAAAGAACAGGTTCAAATCATGGTAATGGAACTTCTAAAGCTTCCTGAAATGCCTAAACCTGATGATGTAGCAGATGCTTTAGCTTTGAGTATATGTTATTCCTTACTTTATGGGGATCAGAATTGA
- a CDS encoding YebC/PmpR family DNA-binding transcriptional regulator, with amino-acid sequence MSGHSKWANIKHRKAAADAKKGKLFSNLSKEIIIAVKQGGGNPETNPRLRAAIERAKEANMPKENIERAIKRGTGEIPGATYEEVVYEGYGPGGVAIMVEVVTDNKNRTASEIRRIFTKHGGNLGEAGCVSWIFEEKGSIFIDKDSVKDEDQLLSDALEAGAEDVKIDPDSIEIVTSPQDFSSVKNILIEKGYKINSAEITKIPKNVVPVQDEDAEKVLKLMEELEDHDDVQKTYANFDIPDEILQALS; translated from the coding sequence ATGTCTGGACATTCTAAGTGGGCTAATATAAAACATAGAAAAGCAGCAGCAGATGCAAAAAAAGGAAAACTTTTCTCAAATTTGAGTAAGGAGATTATTATTGCAGTAAAACAAGGTGGAGGAAATCCTGAAACAAACCCACGACTAAGAGCTGCTATAGAGAGAGCTAAAGAGGCAAATATGCCAAAAGAAAATATTGAAAGAGCAATAAAAAGAGGGACAGGAGAAATTCCTGGTGCAACTTACGAAGAAGTAGTATATGAGGGGTATGGGCCTGGTGGTGTAGCTATTATGGTGGAGGTTGTAACTGATAATAAAAATAGAACTGCATCAGAGATTAGAAGAATATTTACAAAGCATGGAGGAAACTTAGGAGAAGCGGGTTGCGTATCCTGGATTTTTGAGGAAAAGGGAAGTATATTCATTGATAAAGATAGTGTAAAAGATGAGGATCAACTATTAAGTGATGCTTTAGAAGCAGGAGCAGAAGACGTGAAGATTGATCCTGATTCTATTGAAATAGTAACTTCTCCTCAAGATTTTTCTTCTGTTAAAAATATTCTAATAGAAAAGGGGTACAAAATTAATAGTGCTGAAATAACTAAAATTCCTAAAAATGTTGTTCCTGTACAAGATGAAGATGCAGAAAAGGTCTTAAAACTTATGGAAGAATTAGAAGATCATGATGATGTCCAGAAAACTTATGCTAATTTTGATATACCTGATGAAATATTGCAGGCATTATCTTAA
- a CDS encoding diacylglycerol kinase family lipid kinase, with translation MKYHVFVNPTANRGRGRKLFSYIKRILEKERFNFNIEFTKGKEETTRQVENALEKGAEVIVAAGGDGTVNEVVNGLKGRGVLGIIPIGRGNDIAISLKIPRNIEKAIKILKNGKYFKMDLGLVDGRYFVGITGMGFDAEVNISANKLALKGPLGYIISVFTTLKRYQAKECEISFDGNRWKGKITLVAVGNTKNYAGGMKILPYSSLDDGYFDICLIEKISPFELILHFPLIFFGKHTINPHVKMFRAKEVKVEGPDDLMATMDGELIPAKRLVLKNLRQFQKVIVGR, from the coding sequence ATGAAATATCATGTTTTCGTAAATCCTACTGCTAATCGAGGAAGGGGTAGAAAACTTTTTTCTTATATTAAAAGAATTTTGGAAAAAGAAAGATTTAATTTTAATATTGAGTTTACTAAGGGAAAGGAAGAAACAACGAGACAAGTAGAAAATGCCTTGGAAAAAGGAGCAGAAGTAATAGTTGCAGCAGGTGGTGACGGAACAGTAAATGAAGTTGTTAATGGATTAAAGGGAAGGGGGGTTTTAGGTATAATTCCTATAGGTAGAGGTAATGATATTGCTATATCGTTAAAAATTCCAAGAAATATTGAGAAAGCTATAAAGATCCTAAAGAATGGGAAATATTTTAAAATGGATTTAGGTTTAGTAGATGGAAGATACTTTGTAGGAATAACAGGAATGGGATTTGACGCAGAGGTAAATATATCAGCTAATAAATTAGCTTTAAAAGGACCGTTAGGTTATATTATTTCTGTTTTTACTACATTGAAAAGGTATCAAGCAAAAGAATGTGAAATTAGCTTTGATGGAAATAGATGGAAAGGAAAAATAACATTAGTGGCTGTTGGAAATACTAAGAATTATGCAGGAGGTATGAAGATACTACCTTATTCTTCTCTCGATGATGGATATTTTGATATTTGTCTTATTGAAAAGATATCTCCCTTTGAATTAATCTTGCATTTTCCTTTGATCTTTTTTGGTAAACACACAATAAATCCTCATGTTAAAATGTTTAGAGCAAAAGAGGTTAAGGTTGAAGGTCCCGATGATTTAATGGCTACAATGGATGGAGAGTTAATACCTGCAAAAAGACTAGTTTTAAAAAATTTACGCCAGTTTCAAAAAGTAATTGTAGGGAGATGA
- a CDS encoding SpoIID/LytB domain-containing protein: MKYLLLIFLAVFVLISITPSQDIPVIKVGLFKIDKEVYFTKVGEIVNSSIRVEVGGEGEFILRIEKGNVIFNFGKDILVLTLPVFLYPQKDKLITVNSMIYKGILEINESGWIINILNLEDYLMGVIPVEMPVSYPLEALKAQAVSARTYALSNLNRHKIFDLCANVHCQAYKGVNFEREKTNIAVKETIGEVITYNGRLIKAFYHSSSGGITENSEDVWGGYYPYLRSVKDVEELNNDTWMVFLSLEDIKIKLANINLNLQEVFYIELEKSSTGRVKNVIIRNNTENWLIRGTLWREIFNIPSTLFDIKFENTGIYILGRGMGHGVGLSQKGAKFLAERGFNYKEIIKYYYKGVEIQKWY, translated from the coding sequence ATGAAATATCTTCTTTTAATTTTTTTAGCTGTTTTTGTGTTAATATCTATTACTCCTTCTCAGGATATTCCTGTTATTAAAGTAGGACTTTTTAAAATAGATAAAGAAGTTTATTTTACGAAAGTAGGAGAAATTGTAAATTCTAGCATTCGAGTTGAAGTAGGAGGAGAGGGAGAATTTATTCTAAGAATTGAAAAAGGAAATGTAATTTTCAATTTTGGGAAAGATATTTTAGTATTGACATTACCCGTCTTTCTTTATCCTCAAAAAGATAAGTTAATTACTGTAAATTCAATGATATATAAAGGAATACTTGAAATAAATGAAAGTGGATGGATAATCAATATTTTAAATTTAGAAGATTATTTGATGGGAGTTATTCCCGTAGAAATGCCTGTATCTTATCCTTTAGAGGCATTAAAGGCACAAGCAGTATCAGCAAGAACTTACGCCTTATCTAATTTAAATAGACATAAAATCTTTGATCTTTGTGCTAATGTTCATTGCCAAGCTTATAAAGGAGTAAATTTTGAGAGGGAAAAGACAAATATAGCTGTGAAAGAGACTATTGGTGAGGTTATAACTTATAATGGTCGATTAATAAAAGCATTTTATCATTCTTCCTCTGGAGGAATAACAGAAAACTCTGAAGACGTATGGGGTGGATATTATCCTTATTTAAGAAGTGTTAAAGACGTAGAAGAACTTAATAACGATACTTGGATGGTTTTTCTTTCTCTTGAAGATATTAAAATAAAGCTTGCTAATATTAATTTGAATCTTCAAGAAGTTTTTTATATTGAACTAGAAAAAAGTTCTACAGGAAGGGTAAAAAATGTTATTATAAGAAATAATACTGAAAATTGGTTAATAAGAGGAACTCTTTGGAGAGAAATTTTTAACATTCCAAGTACTTTGTTTGATATAAAATTTGAAAATACAGGAATATATATATTGGGAAGAGGAATGGGACATGGAGTGGGACTTTCCCAAAAAGGAGCAAAATTTTTAGCTGAAAGGGGATTTAATTACAAAGAAATAATAAAATATTATTATAAAGGGGTAGAGATTCAAAAATGGTACTAA
- the queA gene encoding tRNA preQ1(34) S-adenosylmethionine ribosyltransferase-isomerase QueA: MVLKLSDYDYYLPEELIAQEPANPRDSSRLMVISRKTGEISLHIFRDIKNFLRTGDVLVLNDTKVIPARIYGKKETGAKIEVLLLKKIGEREYEVLIRPAKRAKIGVKIYFSDDIYGEVIERREEGVFIIKFSTENLDEILPEIGKIPLPPYIKKPLDNPDKYQTIYAKKAGAVAAPTAGLHFTEELLNSLKNMGVEILYITLHVGLGTFKPVIVEDITKHKLDPEYFEISEETAERINLAKKEKRRVIAVGTTVTRVLEGNREDNILKPGKGLISLFIYPGFEFKIIDGLITNFHLPKSTLLMLVAAFMGYDLMKKAYQKAIEEKFRFYSFGDAMFIY; the protein is encoded by the coding sequence ATGGTACTAAAATTGTCAGATTATGATTATTACTTACCTGAGGAATTAATAGCACAAGAGCCAGCAAATCCAAGAGACTCTTCAAGACTTATGGTAATTTCTAGAAAGACTGGAGAGATAAGCCTTCATATTTTTCGAGATATAAAGAATTTTTTAAGGACTGGAGATGTCTTAGTATTAAATGATACAAAAGTTATTCCTGCAAGAATTTATGGAAAAAAGGAAACAGGAGCAAAAATTGAAGTTTTACTATTAAAGAAAATAGGGGAAAGAGAGTATGAAGTTTTAATAAGGCCTGCTAAGAGGGCAAAAATAGGAGTAAAGATTTATTTTTCAGACGATATATATGGCGAAGTCATAGAAAGAAGAGAGGAAGGTGTTTTTATAATTAAATTTTCAACTGAGAATTTGGATGAGATTCTACCAGAAATAGGTAAGATTCCTCTCCCTCCATATATTAAAAAACCTTTGGATAATCCCGATAAATATCAAACTATATATGCGAAGAAAGCAGGTGCAGTGGCTGCTCCTACAGCAGGACTACACTTTACCGAAGAATTATTAAATTCTCTTAAAAATATGGGGGTAGAAATTCTTTACATCACTTTACATGTAGGATTAGGAACTTTTAAACCTGTTATTGTTGAAGATATAACAAAACATAAGTTAGATCCTGAATATTTTGAAATATCAGAAGAAACAGCAGAAAGAATTAATCTGGCAAAAAAAGAGAAGAGAAGGGTAATTGCAGTAGGAACAACGGTGACGAGGGTTTTAGAAGGGAATAGAGAAGATAATATACTAAAACCCGGAAAAGGACTAATTTCTCTTTTTATATATCCAGGTTTTGAATTTAAAATAATTGATGGGCTTATTACTAATTTTCATCTTCCAAAATCTACTTTGCTTATGTTAGTAGCTGCATTTATGGGATATGATCTTATGAAAAAAGCATATCAGAAGG
- a CDS encoding DUF2905 domain-containing protein, with the protein MAFLGKWLIVLGIILVILGIFLAYGSKILPLGRLPGDIRIERKNFVFYFPITTCLLISLILTLIFSIIFYIRK; encoded by the coding sequence ATGGCCTTCTTAGGAAAGTGGCTAATAGTCTTAGGTATAATTTTGGTTATTTTAGGTATATTTTTAGCTTATGGTTCAAAGATTTTACCTTTAGGGCGTCTTCCCGGAGATATTAGGATAGAGAGGAAAAATTTTGTCTTTTACTTTCCTATAACTACTTGCTTGCTTATAAGCTTAATTTTGACTTTAATTTTTAGTATTATTTTTTATATTAGGAAATGA
- a CDS encoding epoxyqueuosine reductase QueH — MKKEILFHICCSVCLAYPLKKMREEGYIVKGFWYNPNIHPFQEYKLRLEALKTFSGLQNLEIIYEDDYDLEGFIREVVFREKNRCAVCYYIRLRKTAQKTKELGIKSFSTTLLVSPYQNHELIKNVSDLLAKEFNLEFFYKDFREGYKESINIIKELNLYRQKYCGCIYSEKERFWKGVKK; from the coding sequence ATGAAAAAAGAGATTCTTTTTCATATATGTTGTTCAGTTTGCCTTGCTTATCCTCTAAAAAAAATGAGAGAGGAGGGATATATTGTTAAAGGATTCTGGTATAATCCTAATATTCATCCTTTTCAAGAATATAAGTTAAGATTAGAAGCTTTAAAGACTTTCTCTGGGCTTCAAAATCTTGAAATTATTTATGAAGATGATTATGATTTAGAGGGGTTTATAAGAGAGGTGGTGTTTAGAGAAAAGAACAGATGTGCTGTATGTTACTACATAAGATTAAGAAAAACTGCCCAAAAGACAAAAGAATTAGGAATTAAGAGTTTTTCAACTACGTTATTGGTGAGTCCCTATCAAAATCATGAACTTATAAAGAATGTTAGTGACTTATTAGCAAAGGAATTTAATTTAGAATTCTTTTATAAAGATTTTAGAGAGGGATATAAAGAGAGTATAAATATTATAAAGGAATTAAATCTTTACAGACAGAAATATTGTGGTTGTATTTATAGTGAAAAAGAAAGATTTTGGAAAGGAGTCAAAAAATGA